CGGCGGGAGGCGCTCTTGCGCTTCGCCTCCCTGCCCCCCACCCCCCTTGAGGAGGCGGAGGGGTTGGAGCAGCTCCGCGCGCTGGAGCACGGGATGCGGATCCGGGTCGTGCCCATGAGCGGCGAGCCGGTGCCGGCGGTGGATACGCCCCAGGACCTGGAGCGGGTGCGCGAGCTCCTGGGCCGTAAAGGGGCGAAGGAGCAGGGTTGACCAAGTACATCTTCGTCACGGGGGGTGTGGTCTCGTCGCTCGGCAAGGGGCTGGCCTCCGCCTCCATCGGCTGCCTGCTGGAAGGGCATGGCTTCCGGGTCGCCATGATGAAATGCGATCCCTACCTCAACGTGGACCCCGGGACCATGAGCCCCTACCAGCACGGCGAGGTCTACGTGACGGAGGACGGGGCGGAGGCCGACCTCGACCTCGGGCACTACGAGCGCTTCACCCGCTGTGTCACGTCCAAGGAATCCAACATCACCACGGGCAAGATATACGGCTCCGTGATCGCCAAGGAGCGCCGGGGCGACTACTTGGGGCGAACGGTGCAGGTCATCCCCCACATCACGGACGAGATCAAGGGCGCCATCCGGGCGGTGGCCAAGGACGCGGACGTGGTGATCGTGGAGATCGGCGGCACCGTGGGTGACATCGAGAGCCTGCCCTTCTTGGAGGCGGTGCGACAGTTCCGCCAGGACGTGGGCCGGGACAACGCGATCTTCGTCCACCTCGCTCTCGTCCCCTACATCGCCACCGCCCACGAGCTCAAGACCAAGCCCATGCAGCACAGCGTGCGCGAGCTGCGGGCCATCGGGATCCACCCGGACGTCCTCCTCTGCCGCACAGACCGCTACCTCTCTCCCGATATCAAGGCCAAGCTCTCCCTCTACTGCGACGTGCCGGAGGAGGCGGTCATCACGGCCAAGGACGTGGACTCCATCTACGAGGTGCCGCTCCTCCTCTCCGGGGAGGGCCTGGACGGCATCGTGCTCAAGTCGCTCGGGCTGCGGAGCGCGGGGCGGGACATGTCGGCCTGGGAGGACCTCGTCCGGCGCATCAAGAACCCGAAAGGGGAGGTGGTGATCGGCATCGTGGGCAAGTACGTCTCCTTCGAGGACTCCTACAAGAGCCTGAACGAGGCCTTGACCCACGGCGGCTTCGGCAACGACGTGCGGGTGGTCCGGCGCTGGGTGGAATCGGAGGAACTGGAGTCGGGCAACGCGGAGTCCAAGCTGGCGGGGCTGGACGGCATCCTCGTCCCCGGGGGCTTCGGGACCCGGGGCACGGCGGGAATGGTGGCGGCGGCGGAGTTCGCGCGGCGCACCCGCACCCCCTACTTCGGCATCTGTTACGGCTTCCAGTGGGCGGTGACGGAGTTTGCCCGCAACGTCTGC
Above is a genomic segment from Vicinamibacteria bacterium containing:
- a CDS encoding CTP synthase — translated: MTKYIFVTGGVVSSLGKGLASASIGCLLEGHGFRVAMMKCDPYLNVDPGTMSPYQHGEVYVTEDGAEADLDLGHYERFTRCVTSKESNITTGKIYGSVIAKERRGDYLGRTVQVIPHITDEIKGAIRAVAKDADVVIVEIGGTVGDIESLPFLEAVRQFRQDVGRDNAIFVHLALVPYIATAHELKTKPMQHSVRELRAIGIHPDVLLCRTDRYLSPDIKAKLSLYCDVPEEAVITAKDVDSIYEVPLLLSGEGLDGIVLKSLGLRSAGRDMSAWEDLVRRIKNPKGEVVIGIVGKYVSFEDSYKSLNEALTHGGFGNDVRVVRRWVESEELESGNAESKLAGLDGILVPGGFGTRGTAGMVAAAEFARRTRTPYFGICYGFQWAVTEFARNVCGLSTANSTEVEPDAEHKIIYKLQDLLGVEEMGGTMRLGSYACRLLPGSRAAGIYKAAEVQERHRHRYEFNRAYEGCLSEHGLVISGKTPDGKFVEIAELPNHPWYLAVQFHPEFKSKPLVPHPLFADFVRASLENHRTRLGQATPTRVPVAL